Proteins encoded within one genomic window of Methanomicrobia archaeon:
- a CDS encoding CoB--CoM heterodisulfide reductase iron-sulfur subunit A family protein, which produces MAASVEGIAKDAPKDNPRIGVYVCHCGINIKLTVDVEEVMNYAASLPNVALARHYMFMCSDPGQNLIKEDLDAGKINRVIVAACSPRMHEPTFRGTCIGSELNPFFFEMANIREHCSWPHGDYQVEATEKAKDLVRSAVARTALLEYIAEKKVDVTPETMVIGGGVTGIYAALDIADSGFKVHLVEKAPSIGGHTAQLDRTYPVLDKVSSILTPRMIDVGAHPNINLMTYSEVENIEGYVGNYKTTVRRKARYVNEKCTGCGACEEACPVKDVASEFDEGLGTRTAIYLPFPNAVPPIYTVDPQNCLLFKEGTCGGATLEDVKAGKAKTPCMQACKYDAIDFTMEEVKEDLDVGTIIVATGYDLIEPTSCPEYRYGQTPCVITGLEFERLCAAGGPTGGQILVNGKEPKNIVFISCVGSRNKQTGYEYCSRVCCMYLAKQAYMAKQKIPDATVTVCFQDVRAYGKGFEEFYGDVKMGGISYRRGLPSEVYLKPGSDTVVVRAEDTLLGEPYELDADLVVLGLGLKPNAGVWDIVQMLKLSQSPDHFLLEAHPKLRPVDTATDGIFIAGCAASPKDIPDSIAQGKAAAAGSLVYLVQGIAAIEPAISQIDEEICIGCGTCAEVCPYGALTLDEVRQVMTVNEAMCKGCGGCNAVCPSGAATMKHFRDRQLYAQIEALLQRKIPVTVVDLSAAVEAATFEAPPEPPEAALTEEVESKEAAA; this is translated from the coding sequence ATGGCTGCGTCGGTGGAGGGGATAGCAAAGGACGCGCCAAAGGACAACCCGCGAATCGGTGTCTATGTGTGCCATTGCGGTATCAACATCAAGTTGACGGTGGACGTCGAAGAGGTGATGAATTATGCAGCGTCCTTGCCAAACGTCGCGCTTGCACGACATTACATGTTCATGTGCTCAGATCCGGGACAGAATCTCATCAAGGAGGATCTGGATGCGGGTAAAATCAATCGTGTCATCGTTGCTGCATGCTCGCCGCGCATGCACGAGCCCACGTTCAGGGGTACCTGTATCGGTAGCGAGCTCAACCCGTTCTTCTTCGAGATGGCGAATATCCGGGAGCACTGCAGCTGGCCGCACGGTGATTACCAGGTAGAAGCCACGGAGAAAGCGAAGGATCTGGTACGAAGCGCCGTTGCGCGAACCGCGTTACTCGAATACATCGCGGAGAAGAAGGTCGATGTTACGCCAGAGACCATGGTCATTGGCGGTGGCGTTACGGGTATCTACGCGGCACTGGACATTGCGGATTCCGGCTTCAAAGTGCATCTCGTGGAAAAGGCACCCTCGATCGGCGGGCACACTGCGCAACTCGATCGCACCTATCCCGTGCTGGACAAGGTCTCTTCCATCTTAACACCGCGTATGATCGATGTGGGCGCGCATCCCAACATCAATTTGATGACCTATTCCGAGGTGGAGAACATCGAGGGCTATGTGGGCAATTATAAGACCACCGTGCGGCGAAAAGCGCGTTACGTCAACGAGAAATGTACCGGCTGCGGCGCCTGTGAAGAGGCCTGCCCGGTGAAGGACGTCGCCAGTGAGTTCGACGAGGGCCTGGGTACGAGAACGGCCATCTACTTGCCGTTCCCGAACGCCGTGCCGCCCATCTACACCGTTGATCCGCAGAATTGCTTGCTCTTCAAGGAGGGCACCTGCGGCGGCGCAACGCTCGAGGATGTCAAGGCCGGTAAAGCCAAGACACCCTGCATGCAGGCCTGCAAGTACGACGCTATCGACTTCACCATGGAAGAGGTGAAAGAGGATCTGGACGTCGGCACGATCATCGTGGCCACCGGCTATGATCTCATCGAACCGACCTCGTGTCCCGAGTACAGGTACGGTCAGACCCCCTGTGTCATCACGGGCCTGGAATTTGAGCGGCTCTGCGCTGCCGGCGGCCCAACAGGCGGACAAATCCTCGTCAACGGCAAAGAACCCAAGAACATCGTCTTCATCTCCTGCGTGGGCTCGAGGAACAAGCAGACCGGGTATGAGTATTGCTCTCGTGTCTGCTGCATGTACCTCGCGAAGCAGGCGTACATGGCAAAGCAAAAGATACCGGATGCCACTGTCACGGTTTGCTTCCAGGATGTCCGTGCGTACGGTAAAGGCTTTGAGGAATTCTACGGTGATGTGAAAATGGGCGGGATCAGCTACCGCCGTGGACTGCCGAGCGAGGTCTACCTGAAGCCGGGCAGTGATACGGTCGTGGTGCGCGCAGAGGACACCCTGCTGGGCGAGCCGTATGAGCTTGATGCAGATCTGGTGGTTCTCGGGCTCGGCTTGAAGCCGAACGCGGGCGTATGGGACATCGTCCAGATGTTGAAGTTGTCGCAATCGCCAGACCACTTCCTTTTGGAGGCGCACCCGAAGCTGCGACCGGTAGATACGGCGACCGATGGCATTTTCATCGCCGGGTGTGCGGCGAGTCCAAAAGACATCCCGGACAGCATAGCCCAAGGCAAAGCAGCAGCAGCAGGATCGCTCGTCTACCTGGTACAGGGTATCGCAGCGATCGAGCCGGCCATCTCGCAGATCGACGAAGAGATCTGCATCGGCTGCGGCACCTGTGCTGAGGTCTGCCCGTACGGAGCGCTCACACTTGACGAGGTTCGCCAGGTCATGACGGTGAACGAAGCGATGTGCAAGGGATGCGGCGGTTGTAACGCGGTCTGCCCGTCCGGAGCGGCAACCATGAAGCACTTCAGAGACCGGCAACTGTATGCACAGATCGAAGCATTGCTGCAGCGGAAGATTCCCGTGACGGTGGTTGACCTCAGTGCTGCGGTAGAAGCAGCGACCTTCGAGGCACCACCAGAACCGCCGGAAGCGGCGCTCACGGAAGAAGTCGAGAGCAAGGAAGCGGCCGCGTAG
- a CDS encoding CoB--CoM heterodisulfide reductase iron-sulfur subunit A family protein, producing MASETETEVEVKTEEPLGVSEVVTEKKEPRGVSEAATRNLMQSIKGKVEAACLGKVEEKEVEIIPETMVIGGGIAGMYAAIDMADAGFKVHLVERTPTIGGHMAQLDKTFPTLDCSACILTPRMVDVSKHKNINLMSYSEVVGVEGSLGNFTVKVKRKPRYVVEETCTGCALCEEACRFAGKWPNEFDENLGKRGSIYRPFPQAIPAVYCVDPERCQMVKKGKCGKATIESVRAYLKEGKEDVEVPPCVAICGAKSIDFDMEERIEEYKVGTIIVATGYDILDPKEMPEYRYGKLPNVITGLEFERYSNAAGPTFGKVIVKGVDRLPKDAVFISCVGSRNKQTGHEYCSRVCCMYIAKQAHLLGEKVPDCNITVLYQDVRAFGKGFEEFYDRVKGEGLNYKRGLASEVYQKPGSDRVIVRGEDTMLGEPFEIEADIVVLGVGLKPTAGTAELLQMLGIEETPDHFAKEAHPKLRPVDTDVPGVFVTGCVQSPKDIPDSVAQGKAAAAGSLSLLTRGKVVLRQPVSEMEEELCLGYKSLKEMADKVGVA from the coding sequence ATGGCATCAGAAACTGAGACTGAAGTTGAAGTGAAGACAGAAGAACCCCTGGGTGTATCTGAAGTTGTAACGGAGAAGAAAGAGCCCCGGGGTGTATCCGAAGCAGCCACGCGGAACTTGATGCAGTCCATCAAGGGCAAAGTCGAAGCGGCATGTCTCGGCAAGGTCGAGGAGAAGGAAGTGGAGATCATACCCGAAACAATGGTGATCGGTGGCGGAATCGCGGGTATGTACGCTGCGATTGACATGGCTGATGCGGGCTTCAAAGTTCATCTCGTGGAACGCACACCGACCATTGGCGGCCACATGGCTCAGCTCGATAAGACCTTCCCTACACTCGACTGCTCTGCCTGTATCTTGACGCCCCGCATGGTCGATGTCTCAAAACACAAGAACATCAATCTGATGAGCTATTCAGAGGTCGTTGGTGTCGAGGGCTCGCTCGGTAATTTCACCGTCAAGGTGAAGCGGAAACCGCGCTACGTCGTTGAGGAGACCTGTACCGGCTGCGCGCTCTGTGAAGAAGCATGCCGGTTCGCCGGGAAATGGCCGAACGAATTCGACGAGAATCTCGGCAAACGCGGCTCGATCTATCGCCCGTTCCCACAGGCTATCCCCGCGGTCTATTGCGTGGATCCCGAACGCTGCCAGATGGTCAAGAAGGGTAAGTGTGGTAAGGCCACGATTGAGAGCGTCCGCGCGTATCTGAAGGAGGGCAAGGAAGATGTCGAGGTGCCCCCCTGCGTTGCGATTTGCGGTGCAAAATCCATTGACTTCGATATGGAGGAGCGGATCGAGGAATACAAAGTCGGCACGATCATCGTGGCCACCGGTTATGACATCCTCGATCCGAAAGAGATGCCCGAATACAGGTATGGGAAGCTCCCGAACGTCATTACGGGCCTGGAATTCGAGCGCTACTCCAATGCGGCTGGTCCTACGTTCGGGAAGGTCATCGTAAAGGGCGTGGATCGACTGCCGAAGGATGCCGTCTTCATCTCCTGTGTTGGCTCGCGGAACAAGCAAACCGGCCATGAGTATTGCTCGCGCGTCTGCTGCATGTACATCGCGAAGCAGGCGCACCTGCTCGGTGAGAAGGTCCCGGACTGTAATATCACGGTGCTCTACCAGGATGTCCGGGCCTTCGGCAAGGGGTTCGAGGAGTTCTATGACCGTGTGAAGGGCGAGGGCCTGAATTACAAGCGCGGCCTTGCCTCTGAGGTCTATCAAAAGCCCGGGAGTGACCGTGTCATTGTCCGGGGCGAAGATACGATGCTGGGCGAGCCGTTTGAAATCGAAGCGGACATTGTGGTGCTCGGCGTCGGCTTGAAGCCGACGGCAGGCACGGCCGAGTTATTGCAGATGCTGGGGATCGAAGAGACACCTGATCACTTCGCTAAAGAGGCGCATCCAAAGCTCAGACCGGTGGATACCGATGTTCCGGGCGTCTTCGTTACCGGATGCGTGCAGAGTCCGAAGGATATCCCGGATAGTGTCGCGCAGGGCAAAGCGGCGGCAGCAGGATCGCTCTCGCTCTTGACCCGTGGTAAGGTGGTGCTGAGACAGCCCGTGTCAGAGATGGAGGAGGAGCTGTGTCTCGGCTACAAGTCACTGAAGGAGATGGCAGACAAAGTAGGAGTAGCATAA
- a CDS encoding heterodisulfide reductase subunit B has protein sequence MGRGEGEGAMSVEKLAFYPGCPSEATALEQDMSAKAVFAKLGVELVEVEDWNCCGAAEAEDPRLVYALNARNLAIAEREGLDIVTPCSICFYNLARANNALKRDEKLRAEIKGIDPSLEYNGTVTPKHLLDVLVNDIGMDAIRSKLAKKVELKVAPYYGCYLGRPPETAFDDPDDPVLMDQLIELIGGENVPFSAMKTKCCGGPLMMTRGDLAFEMARKILQTAKDAGADCLALACPLCGMMLDAKQPDIEKELKVKIDMPVVYITQLLGLALGIDAKKLGFDKNIVSTKRILEKVV, from the coding sequence ATGGGTCGAGGAGAAGGAGAAGGAGCAATGAGTGTCGAGAAACTTGCGTTTTATCCCGGCTGTCCCTCGGAGGCGACCGCACTGGAGCAGGACATGTCCGCCAAGGCGGTATTTGCGAAACTCGGGGTCGAGCTCGTGGAAGTGGAGGACTGGAACTGCTGTGGTGCGGCTGAGGCCGAGGATCCGCGGTTGGTCTATGCGTTGAACGCGCGTAACCTGGCAATAGCTGAGCGAGAAGGTTTGGATATCGTTACTCCCTGCAGTATCTGCTTTTACAATTTAGCGCGAGCGAACAATGCCTTGAAGCGTGATGAGAAATTACGCGCGGAGATCAAAGGGATCGATCCTTCTCTTGAGTACAACGGAACGGTCACGCCGAAGCATTTACTCGACGTCCTCGTCAATGATATCGGCATGGACGCGATACGGAGCAAGCTGGCGAAGAAGGTCGAGCTTAAGGTTGCTCCCTATTATGGCTGCTATTTGGGGCGGCCGCCCGAGACGGCCTTTGATGATCCCGATGATCCGGTTCTGATGGACCAGTTGATCGAGCTTATCGGCGGCGAGAATGTGCCCTTCAGCGCGATGAAGACGAAGTGCTGTGGTGGGCCGTTGATGATGACCCGGGGTGATCTCGCCTTTGAGATGGCACGAAAGATCCTGCAAACCGCAAAGGATGCCGGCGCGGACTGTCTCGCACTTGCCTGCCCGCTCTGCGGTATGATGCTGGACGCGAAGCAGCCGGATATCGAGAAGGAGTTGAAGGTCAAGATAGACATGCCCGTGGTCTACATCACACAGTTGCTGGGGCTTGCACTGGGTATAGACGCGAAGAAATTGGGGTTTGATAAGAACATCGTGAGCACGAAGCGAATCCTTGAGAAGGTGGTGTAA
- a CDS encoding CoB--CoM heterodisulfide reductase iron-sulfur subunit A family protein: protein MGIAVIGGGVAGITAALDLADAGYKVYLIEKNEKLGGKVAELAECETGILPRIIKIENHPNIELMLLSEVQSCSGSAGDFKLTVSGREIGVESVVLAPGYDVFDNIAKGYAINDPDVVTSLEFEAMLRACTVSETGALVRPSDGKPVRKIGFIKCIGSRSQENEICSTACCGYTAKEVWELKERYPYMDVFVFYMDVRVFGKDEELVAKLKDKYGVHYIRSRVPEVFPEADTLVVKYENLANGTIDRQELDMVVLAVGLLPSKTLGKLAETFAVKTDTYGFIETSLTSPLETSVPGIFAAGTATAPMKVRETAMQASGAALQAAAQSGKTEPIPGQEERKYIEVGDEEPKIGVFISGVQGDVAEAIDIPAVAAIVKRLRNVAAVNAETATMQETMAAIESGIVDQGLNRIIVAGYSPRAYEELFRDACAKAGLNPYLLEMVNLREQCAWVHDKEAATAAASAQMAMAVERARYLEPTPIESYPVIPKALVVGGGVAGMNAALGIANAGYDVYLVERGAELGGELREYEELQDGTKAADFLQKVLSTVKSNDRITVYSGASIDRVRGRAGSFKAQVVGDGVDEEIEFGAAVLATGARELPTEGLPIFAGAVKTITQSAFAKLLSAGSLAANTTAFVQDTDFGAGVYSKYSSIEAVSNALKAKQLKPAANVFILYQETKTYGKWEMLYKEAREAGVIFLRYDPARPPALTNGVLSVFDVIFNDELQIKPELLVYSVPMLPAEENVNLGRMFMVPLKNGFFMEAQERPKLVLTPVDTVNEGVFVCGSAVFPAMIDETLAMSSAAAARANVLLAKSFMETPGIVSVVDEAICSGCGLCVEICPVEAIELVEEPVAAVTYEILEVTGGIKRIARITEAGCIGCGSCACYCPSDAMSLRNFRDRQIFAQLNYV, encoded by the coding sequence ATGGGAATAGCAGTAATAGGTGGCGGTGTTGCCGGGATCACGGCAGCGCTTGATCTCGCTGATGCAGGCTACAAAGTCTATCTGATCGAGAAGAACGAGAAACTCGGTGGTAAGGTAGCAGAGCTCGCAGAGTGCGAGACCGGCATCCTGCCCCGGATTATTAAGATCGAGAATCACCCCAACATCGAGCTGATGCTCTTGAGCGAGGTCCAGTCCTGCTCAGGCTCAGCGGGTGATTTCAAATTGACCGTCTCCGGACGCGAGATCGGCGTGGAGAGCGTGGTGCTCGCGCCGGGCTACGACGTCTTTGACAACATCGCGAAGGGTTATGCGATCAACGATCCCGACGTGGTCACCTCGCTGGAGTTCGAAGCGATGCTGCGGGCCTGCACCGTGAGCGAGACCGGTGCGTTGGTACGGCCCTCAGACGGCAAGCCGGTGAGGAAGATCGGGTTCATCAAGTGTATCGGCTCACGGTCACAGGAGAACGAGATCTGCTCCACGGCCTGCTGTGGCTACACGGCGAAAGAGGTCTGGGAGCTGAAGGAGCGCTATCCGTACATGGATGTCTTCGTCTTCTACATGGACGTGCGGGTCTTTGGCAAGGATGAGGAGCTGGTGGCGAAGCTGAAGGATAAGTACGGTGTCCATTACATCAGGTCACGCGTGCCCGAGGTATTTCCGGAAGCAGACACGCTCGTCGTGAAGTACGAGAATCTGGCGAATGGCACGATCGATCGCCAGGAGCTTGATATGGTCGTGCTCGCGGTTGGCCTGCTCCCGTCGAAGACCCTGGGAAAGCTTGCGGAGACCTTCGCGGTGAAGACCGATACGTATGGTTTCATCGAGACCTCCCTTACCAGCCCCCTGGAAACGAGCGTGCCCGGCATCTTCGCCGCAGGTACAGCAACCGCGCCAATGAAGGTGCGTGAGACCGCGATGCAGGCGAGCGGCGCTGCATTACAAGCAGCAGCGCAGTCCGGCAAGACGGAGCCGATACCCGGTCAGGAGGAGCGGAAATATATCGAGGTGGGCGATGAAGAGCCGAAGATCGGCGTCTTCATCAGCGGTGTGCAGGGCGACGTTGCTGAGGCCATCGATATTCCCGCCGTTGCCGCTATAGTCAAACGCCTGCGGAACGTGGCTGCGGTGAACGCAGAGACCGCAACCATGCAGGAGACCATGGCCGCGATCGAGAGCGGTATCGTGGATCAGGGCCTGAACCGGATCATTGTGGCGGGTTATTCACCCCGTGCCTACGAAGAGCTCTTCCGGGATGCCTGTGCGAAGGCTGGTCTGAATCCTTACTTACTGGAGATGGTGAACCTGCGTGAGCAGTGCGCATGGGTGCATGATAAGGAGGCTGCAACGGCCGCTGCGAGCGCCCAAATGGCTATGGCGGTCGAGCGCGCACGGTATCTCGAGCCGACTCCAATTGAGAGCTATCCGGTGATTCCGAAGGCTCTGGTCGTCGGTGGCGGTGTGGCAGGTATGAACGCGGCTCTGGGGATCGCGAATGCAGGCTATGACGTCTATCTGGTCGAGCGGGGAGCGGAACTGGGCGGCGAACTACGCGAGTACGAGGAGTTGCAGGACGGAACGAAGGCCGCGGATTTCTTGCAAAAGGTACTGAGCACGGTGAAGAGCAACGACCGGATCACGGTTTACTCCGGTGCCTCGATCGATCGCGTTCGCGGCCGGGCTGGATCATTTAAGGCGCAGGTTGTCGGCGACGGTGTTGATGAAGAGATCGAATTCGGCGCCGCGGTGCTTGCAACGGGTGCGCGAGAGCTGCCCACGGAGGGCCTTCCGATCTTTGCAGGCGCGGTCAAAACGATCACGCAATCAGCGTTCGCGAAGCTGCTGAGTGCAGGCTCACTCGCGGCAAATACTACCGCGTTCGTGCAGGATACCGATTTTGGCGCAGGCGTCTACTCGAAGTACAGCAGCATCGAAGCGGTCAGCAACGCGCTCAAGGCGAAGCAGCTCAAGCCGGCGGCGAATGTGTTCATCCTCTACCAGGAGACCAAGACCTACGGCAAATGGGAGATGCTGTATAAAGAAGCGCGAGAGGCTGGCGTGATCTTCCTCAGATATGATCCCGCGCGGCCACCGGCATTAACGAACGGCGTACTCTCGGTCTTCGACGTCATCTTCAACGACGAGCTTCAGATAAAGCCTGAGCTCCTGGTCTACAGCGTGCCTATGCTTCCGGCGGAAGAGAACGTGAATCTGGGTCGTATGTTCATGGTACCGCTGAAGAACGGCTTCTTCATGGAGGCGCAGGAGCGACCAAAGCTCGTTTTGACGCCGGTCGATACGGTGAATGAGGGCGTCTTTGTCTGCGGCTCCGCGGTCTTCCCGGCGATGATCGATGAGACCCTCGCCATGAGTAGCGCCGCGGCGGCGCGTGCAAACGTGCTCCTGGCAAAGAGCTTCATGGAGACACCCGGTATCGTCTCCGTCGTTGACGAGGCTATCTGTTCCGGCTGCGGTCTCTGTGTGGAGATCTGTCCGGTAGAGGCGATTGAACTGGTTGAAGAACCCGTAGCTGCAGTTACCTATGAGATACTGGAAGTGACCGGCGGCATCAAGCGTATCGCGCGTATTACCGAGGCGGGCTGTATCGGCTGTGGAAGTTGTGCGTGCTATTGCCCCTCGGATGCGATGTCCCTGAGAAACTTCAGGGATCGGCAGATATTCGCGCAGCTGAATTATGTGTAG